The window GCTCACCGTTGATGTTTTGATTGTAAACACCCGCTTTGAAATACATGTAACGCCCACCTTGATCGTAACCACTTTCGCTCATATCAACCATTTGAACAACGTCATCTTTGCCTTCACGCATCAGCGTAACAGTCATCGTGTTACCTTTTACATCAATGCGGTAGCTAAACGTCTCGCCAAGTGCAATACCTTGGTCGCCGATCTCTCCTGTCATGTCTCCGACTAAGTTGAAATAGTTATCTGTGCCTTTGTTGGTATTCTCATGAGCAAAATAAACCGTCCCTGTTTCGTGGTTTGGTAATTTTCGGTAGTAAAGACGAATGGGCTCATCATCTTTATCATGTATCTGACCAATGATGAAACGGCCAACTTCGTGCGCGTCACCAGTTGTCGTTGTATGATCAATCTTAAGCGTTGCTTCTAAAACACCATCAATCGCGCCTGCAGCTTTTAGATCTTCAACGGGAGCCGAACTAAATACCCAGTTGTTCTCATTGACACCTTTAGTGCTAATAGATGTATCACCACGACGTAACATCTCACGCATCTCTGTACGTGCATATTTCGTATTCTTTGAGGTACGTGTGCCTTTCACGTATGTCTTGAATACCAAGCCACCGTCGTCTGCTGTGTAGAAAATCTCTGGATGCTGATAACCATTCGCTAAGTTCCATTCAGAGACGTCGTCTGGCTTGCCGTTTTTATCGTGGTCAAAAGGTTGAGATAAATACCATGTCGTTAGATCGAAGTTTTCGCTTGGTGCATTACCCGCAAGTGGTGACTTTGGTAGATTAGTCGGTACAGGTAAAGGAGTGCGAGTGTCGCATTTTACTGTAGTT of the Vibrio lentus genome contains:
- a CDS encoding polysaccharide lyase family 7 protein, encoding MKQVKLKSVLAVSIILAISGCASNTKSNILTPTVITASSHDGNGPDRLFDQDITTRWSANGAGEWAMLDYGSVIEIDAIQASFSKGDQRQSKFDLLVSVDGENWTTILEGQLSSGRVIGLERFQFQPVQARYVKYVGHGNSKNSWNSVTELAAINCGINACPVSHIITDDVVEAEKVMIAEMAAATKALKEARKDLRKGNFGEPAVYPCETTVKCDTRTPLPVPTNLPKSPLAGNAPSENFDLTTWYLSQPFDHDKNGKPDDVSEWNLANGYQHPEIFYTADDGGLVFKTYVKGTRTSKNTKYARTEMREMLRRGDTSISTKGVNENNWVFSSAPVEDLKAAGAIDGVLEATLKIDHTTTTGDAHEVGRFIIGQIHDKDDEPIRLYYRKLPNHETGTVYFAHENTNKGTDNYFNLVGDMTGEIGDQGIALGETFSYRIDVKGNTMTVTLMREGKDDVVQMVDMSESGYDQGGRYMYFKAGVYNQNINGELDDYAQATFYKIATSHDKYQE